TCGAGACCGAGGACGCGGCGCAAGTTCTGGTAGAGGCCCTTGGGCTCCTCGAAGCGCCACGCGTTCACGGCGATGCGGCGCTTGGCCCCGCGCGCCCACTCGGGCGCATCTTCCGGGCTCTCCTCCACCACCCAGCCCCGTCCGAGCGGCTTGCTGTAGATGGCCGTCACCTCCACTCCGGCGAACGCCTCACTGTCGAGCAGGAAGTGCACCTGAACCTTCAGGCGCTTTTCGAGCATCTTCGTGAGGGCGTCGAAGTGCGGGTCGTCGGCCACCACCACCGTGCTATCAGGCATGAAACTCTCTCCCTTATGATTCAAGCCGGGCCTTGAATCACGACACGAGGGAAAACGTGCTCCGGAGACGATGCACCGCATGCACCGTCTTCGGAACATTTTCATCAAAAACCGCGCTCTACTCCGAGCGCGGCTTCATGGTCTCTTTTAAAGATAGCTTACCCATGAGCCCGCTCGTCTGCATAATCAAAGGCAACAAACGCAATGTTCGTGTAGAGCTTAAATGCCTTTGTGCCCATGCAAGCTGTCATATCTGTATTTAGGTTATCAGAACACGAGAATGCGTCAAGGCTTGCTTTTCCACAGAGATTTGTATATTATTTTGGCCAAATTCTTCTTATGTCTAGCCAACATCCAAAACAAGAGCGTACATTCCTCATGGTAAAGCCCGATGGTGTGAAGCGCGGCCTCACGGGCGAGATCATTCGCCGGCTTGAACAGCGCGGCCTCAAAATCGTCGCCCTCGAAATGTTCCAGGCGACCCTGGAGCAAGTAGATAACCACTATCCCAAAGAAGAAGCGTGGATTCGCCGCTTGGGACAAAAGACGCTGGCGACGTACGAAAAGTACGGGTTTGATGTGATGACAGACATGGGAACGAAAGATGATTTGGAACTTGGAAAGATGGTGCGCGGGTGGCTCATCCAGTTTATGGTGAGCGCGCCTATGGTGCGCATGGTCATAGAGGGCGTTCACGCCGTGGACATGGTACGGAAAATTTCAGGTCCCACAATGCCCTATGCCGCCGAGATGGGAACTATTCGCGGAGACTACTCGGTAGACTCTGCCGCTGCGGCAAACAAAGAAAAGCGTCCGGTGCATAACATCGTGCACGCCAGTGAAACGGCCGAAGAGGCGGCGCACGAAATCGCCCATTGGTTCGGAAGTGGAGACCACATCTATACATACTCTCGAGGAGAAGAAGAGATGATGTTTTAGGCGGATCCTGTCAGCAAACCTCAAAAAGATAACGCATGGGTGGTGAGGATCGGTTCCTCACCTTTTGATTTTACAAAAATGTCTCCGTCGGTGTCGGTACGAAAAACCTGCACCCGAAATCTTTTAAGCCGCTCAAGCACCGACGCATGCGGGTGTCCATACCGATTATTCTCGCCAGCAGAAATAATCGCCGCCGTCGGCGTCGTCGCCCCAAGAAGTCCGGCAGAAGTAGAGGTCTTACTTCCATGATGTGCGGTCTTTAGCACGTCTATATGTCCCAGGCGATCCACAAGCGATACCTCAACAGGGGAAGAAATATCTCCCGTGAGGAGGAGCGT
This genomic stretch from Candidatus Uhrbacteria bacterium harbors:
- a CDS encoding nucleoside-diphosphate kinase (catalyzes the formation of nucleoside triphosphate from ATP and nucleoside diphosphate), which encodes MSSQHPKQERTFLMVKPDGVKRGLTGEIIRRLEQRGLKIVALEMFQATLEQVDNHYPKEEAWIRRLGQKTLATYEKYGFDVMTDMGTKDDLELGKMVRGWLIQFMVSAPMVRMVIEGVHAVDMVRKISGPTMPYAAEMGTIRGDYSVDSAAAANKEKRPVHNIVHASETAEEAAHEIAHWFGSGDHIYTYSRGEEEMMF